One genomic window of Polyangium aurulentum includes the following:
- a CDS encoding sensor histidine kinase, translating to MPGTNTALVLLVDDDPQSLKLLSEALVGQPFALAVAIDGEMALRHVRREPPDLVLLDAVMPGMDGFEVCRRLQADPATREIPIVFMTSLADSASRVRGLELGAVDYVTKPFVGAELRARVRAQVGIRVAARALAEKNAELARARDSLEAEVVRRTKELVATKQHLVHLNRVSAMSELAASLAHELNQPLAAILSNAQAARRLLEKSPPDIAEALAALSDIADDDRRAGGIIRRMRAMLKRGEPRAAAQDVNELSREVGKLVASDALLRGAALRLDLAPDLPRVRGDGIQLQQVLLNLVVNGLDAVAERPPDGRHVVVRTRSDGPSRVVIAVEDTGKGLAPDELERVFEAFYTTKTEGLGVGLAISRSIVEAHGGRLWAENNRGDGATFRCALPVWEEGDKAQGA from the coding sequence ATGCCTGGCACGAACACGGCGCTCGTTCTTCTCGTCGACGACGATCCCCAGAGCCTCAAGCTGCTCTCGGAGGCGCTCGTCGGCCAGCCTTTCGCGCTCGCGGTCGCGATCGACGGAGAGATGGCCCTGCGCCACGTCCGCCGCGAGCCGCCCGATCTCGTCCTGCTCGACGCGGTGATGCCGGGCATGGACGGCTTCGAGGTCTGTCGCAGATTGCAGGCCGACCCGGCGACGCGCGAGATCCCGATCGTCTTCATGACCTCGCTCGCCGACTCTGCGAGCCGCGTGCGCGGGCTCGAGCTGGGCGCCGTCGATTACGTGACCAAGCCGTTCGTGGGCGCGGAGCTGCGGGCCCGGGTGCGCGCGCAGGTCGGGATCCGCGTCGCGGCGCGGGCGCTCGCGGAAAAGAATGCCGAGCTCGCGCGCGCCAGGGACTCGCTCGAGGCCGAGGTCGTGCGGCGGACCAAGGAGCTGGTCGCGACGAAGCAGCACCTCGTGCACCTGAACCGGGTATCGGCCATGAGCGAGCTCGCGGCGTCGCTCGCGCACGAGCTGAACCAGCCGCTCGCGGCCATCCTGAGCAACGCGCAGGCGGCGCGGAGGCTGCTCGAAAAGAGCCCGCCGGACATCGCCGAGGCGCTCGCGGCGCTCTCCGACATCGCCGACGACGACCGGCGCGCGGGGGGGATCATCCGCAGGATGCGCGCGATGCTCAAGCGGGGCGAGCCGCGCGCGGCGGCGCAGGACGTGAACGAGCTTTCGCGCGAGGTGGGCAAGCTCGTGGCGAGCGACGCGCTCCTGCGGGGCGCGGCCTTGCGCCTCGATCTCGCGCCGGACCTGCCGCGCGTGCGGGGCGACGGCATTCAGCTCCAGCAGGTGCTCCTGAATCTGGTGGTCAATGGCCTCGACGCCGTCGCCGAGCGCCCGCCCGATGGGCGACACGTCGTCGTTCGCACGCGCAGCGACGGCCCGAGCCGCGTGGTGATCGCGGTCGAGGACACGGGCAAAGGGCTCGCCCCCGACGAGCTCGAGCGGGTGTTCGAGGCATTCTACACGACGAAGACCGAGGGGCTCGGCGTGGGCCTCGCCATCAGCCGTTCGATCGTCGAGGCGCACGGGGGCAGGCTGTGGGCGGAGAACAATCGCGGCGACGGGGCGACCTTCCGCTGTGCGCTGCCTGTATGGGAGGAGGGCGACAAGGCCCAGGGCGCGTGA
- a CDS encoding response regulator transcription factor, with translation MESAAMVFVVDDDPSVLRGLERLLRSAGYKVEAHASPRAFLERAPSEGPGCVVVDLRMPEIGGLDLQEELSRRGFPLPLVFLTGHGDVPSSVRAMKGGAIDFLTKPCDDTDLLAAVERALERDRQARAARAEQESVQARFASLTPREREVCLLVARGLLNKQIAVELGAAEKTIKVHRARVMEKLGVESVAELVRLVDRLHGS, from the coding sequence ATGGAATCCGCAGCCATGGTATTCGTGGTGGACGACGACCCCTCCGTGTTGCGCGGCCTCGAGCGGCTGTTGCGATCGGCGGGATACAAGGTGGAGGCGCACGCATCGCCTCGCGCTTTTCTCGAGCGCGCACCCTCGGAGGGGCCGGGGTGCGTGGTGGTGGACTTGCGCATGCCCGAAATCGGCGGGCTCGATCTTCAGGAGGAGCTTTCGCGGCGAGGCTTTCCGCTGCCCCTGGTTTTTTTGACGGGGCACGGCGACGTGCCGAGCTCGGTGCGTGCCATGAAGGGGGGCGCCATCGATTTCCTGACCAAGCCCTGCGACGACACGGACCTGCTCGCGGCGGTGGAGAGGGCGCTCGAGCGGGACCGGCAGGCGCGGGCGGCGCGGGCGGAGCAGGAGTCCGTCCAGGCGCGCTTCGCGTCGCTCACCCCGCGCGAGCGCGAGGTGTGCTTGCTCGTGGCGCGGGGGCTGTTGAACAAGCAGATCGCGGTCGAGCTCGGCGCGGCGGAGAAGACGATCAAGGTGCACCGCGCGCGGGTGATGGAGAAGCTCGGCGTGGAGTCTGTGGCAGAGCTGGTTCGGCTCGTCGATCGGTTGCACGGCTCGTGA
- a CDS encoding RHS repeat domain-containing protein gives MSTRTSRAREERFEYDARGDVIRATSGGVEVGFERNLLGWIVRETQRVAGEAVVVDVGYDLMGRIARRSTSRGHSLVWERRGAQASVLLDGAERVEVACDAMDREISRRLPQGGWIQTAYDATGRLSSRRVFDATRAPQVGEGEPVWVGGTPGAVTVDQRYAFSSALLAKRWDRALGLTRFEYDPLGRLLSVVPENARAELFRYGPSGELHEAHSSARAYGAGGRLLRAGGVEYTWDQAGRVVGAKGADGATTRYEWSPTGQLLAVVKPDGLRVEFEYDAFDRRLSKRTLRVEGGVRRTVSTTRFAWDATTLVHEIKSTISDGRAPVVDERTYCFEEHRSAPWAQRDVRIVDGERTESGWFHYLNDDTGAPERLVDGRGSIACELRWTAWGRAEAAPGAVTSTPFRFRGQYADEETGLSYNFHRYYDPATGRYLSADPIGLLGGPDLFAYANNCPTSAVDVEGLMYSIIRDRHGNVVVDGESAAKKPPGTSTPKTEWDEFPQGCAEKDALRKLGTMADARKKFAEEGYTIETYEGSREDYNRASKKERLRNRVNPCDFCASMLRDDRIAAQVRAPNENQGKTRGRIEDEWNGAATYDDPRKKP, from the coding sequence ATGTCGACGCGCACCAGCCGTGCGCGCGAAGAGCGCTTCGAGTACGATGCGCGGGGCGACGTGATTCGCGCCACCTCCGGTGGGGTGGAGGTCGGCTTCGAGCGCAATCTGCTGGGCTGGATCGTCCGGGAGACCCAGCGCGTCGCGGGCGAGGCGGTCGTCGTCGACGTTGGATACGATCTCATGGGGCGGATCGCGCGCCGCTCGACCTCGCGAGGTCATTCGCTCGTCTGGGAGCGGCGCGGGGCCCAGGCGAGCGTGCTCCTCGACGGGGCCGAGCGCGTCGAGGTCGCCTGCGACGCGATGGACCGAGAGATCAGCCGGCGGCTCCCGCAGGGCGGGTGGATCCAGACCGCCTACGATGCCACGGGGCGGCTGTCCTCGCGCCGCGTGTTCGATGCGACGCGCGCGCCCCAGGTCGGCGAGGGCGAGCCGGTGTGGGTGGGTGGAACGCCCGGCGCGGTCACGGTCGACCAGCGCTATGCATTCTCGTCGGCGCTGCTCGCCAAGCGGTGGGATCGGGCCCTGGGGCTCACGCGCTTCGAGTACGATCCGCTCGGGCGGCTCTTGTCGGTGGTCCCGGAGAACGCACGCGCGGAGCTCTTCCGTTATGGCCCGAGCGGGGAGCTTCACGAGGCGCATTCGTCGGCGCGGGCGTACGGCGCCGGTGGCCGGCTGCTTCGGGCAGGCGGGGTCGAATATACCTGGGATCAGGCCGGACGCGTCGTCGGGGCCAAGGGAGCGGACGGGGCGACGACGCGTTACGAGTGGTCTCCCACGGGTCAGCTCCTGGCGGTCGTGAAGCCCGACGGGCTGAGGGTCGAATTCGAATACGATGCCTTCGACCGCCGCCTCTCGAAGCGCACGCTGCGCGTGGAGGGCGGGGTGCGCCGGACGGTGAGCACCACCCGCTTCGCGTGGGACGCCACCACGCTGGTACACGAGATCAAGTCCACGATCTCCGACGGCCGCGCGCCGGTGGTGGACGAGCGCACGTACTGCTTCGAAGAGCACCGCAGCGCGCCGTGGGCGCAGCGGGACGTGCGGATCGTCGATGGCGAGCGGACCGAGAGCGGGTGGTTCCACTACCTGAACGACGACACGGGCGCGCCCGAGCGCCTCGTCGACGGGAGGGGGAGCATCGCCTGTGAGCTTCGCTGGACGGCGTGGGGGCGCGCGGAGGCCGCGCCGGGAGCCGTGACCTCCACGCCATTCCGGTTCCGCGGGCAATATGCCGATGAGGAGACTGGACTCTCGTACAATTTCCACCGGTACTACGATCCCGCCACGGGGCGCTATCTGAGCGCGGATCCGATCGGGCTGCTCGGGGGCCCGGACCTCTTCGCCTACGCCAACAACTGCCCGACGTCGGCCGTCGACGTCGAGGGGTTGATGTACTCGATCATTCGGGACCGCCACGGCAACGTCGTCGTCGATGGGGAGAGCGCGGCTAAAAAGCCCCCTGGTACGAGCACCCCGAAGACCGAGTGGGACGAATTCCCCCAGGGGTGCGCCGAGAAGGATGCGCTCAGGAAACTCGGGACCATGGCGGATGCGAGGAAGAAGTTTGCTGAAGAGGGGTATACGATTGAAACGTACGAAGGGAGCAGAGAAGACTACAATCGTGCCAGCAAGAAGGAAAGACTGAGAAATCGCGTCAATCCCTGCGACTTCTGCGCAAGCATGCTGCGCGACGACAGAATTGCGGCCCAGGTCCGTGCCCCCAACGAGAACCAGGGTAAAACGAGAGGCCGCATCGAGGATGAATGGAACGGAGCGGCCACGTACGACGACCCCCGCAAGAAGCCGTGA
- a CDS encoding DUF6531 domain-containing protein: MPTSPVPDAAAPPGMCPGVVVLGGGGDGGGGDGGGRGGKDGASGDGNGNGDGANGDEKNGTACGGGAGTDGGGCPNHHGSSASGTGSAGDPVDVVTGRVFTVPVVDLELPGPLPLQFERTYSSTACDRDVGLGFGFTHSLAWEVVERRNRILLHTHDGLTLDFGAIAPGEGEIGAHGWILHREGPGFALDLVDGRRLSFLEVSPLPGGKRYRLTQVVDRHQNKTTLVYREGVLSEIVDCVGRVVRVSATREGRIGGLALKNARQGGAWTAIVRYFYDGAGRLITVEDADGARTSFSYDDDNRLLSQTRPSGLTFFYRYDRRGRCVETWGEHPGGDDPSLAPDVPVRLADGETRAKGVHHAKLVFGEGGYSEVSTSITTLRYFGNAHGKLDKAVAAGAVFTRRFDDRGFLLEFTDACGATTTWERDLRGRETKIVDGLGGTTLIEREPDGHIRRIVDPGGGITEIERTPHALFWRDPIGATFEARHDRRGLIAQTVAPNGDLTRYRYDDHANLVEVVDAHGRVSQATYDAWGRCTSTTDASGATTRYTYSNGERCCPSLRLMEIPFTTSTIRAAGSRPSPTRAAGRRKRMAGSIGSARSSRQTASASRSATIARGGSRPSRMRAGRCTASCGAWTGSWSRSAPSTAGRFASGTTPWGVGSRRRTARARWSRSSGTCSAGCRRAPAVRAKSASSTMRGAT; encoded by the coding sequence ATGCCGACGTCACCGGTACCGGACGCGGCTGCTCCTCCGGGGATGTGCCCCGGCGTGGTTGTCCTGGGGGGCGGCGGCGATGGCGGGGGCGGCGACGGGGGTGGGCGCGGCGGGAAGGACGGCGCCAGCGGCGACGGAAATGGCAATGGCGACGGCGCCAACGGCGACGAGAAGAACGGCACGGCCTGCGGGGGTGGTGCGGGCACCGACGGCGGCGGGTGCCCCAATCATCATGGCTCGAGCGCGAGCGGAACCGGGTCCGCAGGCGATCCTGTCGACGTGGTCACCGGTCGGGTGTTCACGGTCCCCGTCGTCGACCTCGAGCTTCCAGGACCGCTCCCGCTGCAGTTCGAACGAACCTACAGCAGCACGGCGTGTGACCGGGATGTCGGGCTCGGATTCGGTTTCACCCACTCCCTCGCCTGGGAGGTCGTCGAACGGCGGAATCGAATCCTCCTGCACACCCACGACGGGCTCACCCTCGATTTCGGTGCGATCGCGCCTGGCGAAGGCGAGATCGGCGCCCACGGATGGATCCTCCACCGCGAGGGGCCAGGCTTCGCCCTCGATCTCGTGGATGGGCGGCGCCTCTCCTTCCTCGAGGTCTCGCCCTTGCCGGGCGGCAAGCGCTACCGCCTGACCCAGGTGGTCGACAGGCACCAGAACAAGACGACCCTCGTGTACCGAGAGGGTGTCCTGTCCGAGATCGTCGATTGCGTCGGCCGCGTCGTCCGCGTCTCCGCCACCCGGGAGGGCCGCATCGGGGGCCTGGCCCTGAAAAACGCTCGCCAGGGGGGCGCTTGGACCGCGATCGTGCGCTACTTCTACGACGGCGCGGGGAGGCTCATCACGGTCGAGGACGCGGACGGGGCGAGGACGAGCTTCTCGTACGACGACGACAACCGGTTGCTCTCCCAGACACGGCCGAGCGGGCTGACCTTCTTTTACCGTTACGACCGTCGGGGGCGCTGCGTCGAGACGTGGGGCGAGCATCCCGGCGGCGACGATCCCAGCCTCGCCCCCGACGTCCCGGTTCGCCTCGCCGACGGCGAGACGCGGGCCAAGGGCGTGCACCACGCGAAGCTCGTCTTCGGCGAGGGGGGCTATTCCGAGGTCAGCACGTCGATCACCACGCTGCGATACTTCGGCAACGCGCACGGCAAGCTCGACAAGGCCGTGGCGGCTGGCGCCGTGTTCACCCGGCGATTCGATGATCGAGGATTTCTCCTCGAGTTCACCGATGCATGCGGCGCGACGACGACGTGGGAGCGAGACCTGCGCGGACGGGAGACGAAGATCGTCGACGGCCTCGGCGGCACGACCCTGATCGAGCGAGAGCCCGACGGCCACATCCGGAGGATCGTCGACCCGGGCGGCGGCATCACGGAGATCGAGCGCACCCCCCATGCGCTCTTTTGGCGTGACCCGATCGGCGCGACGTTCGAGGCGCGTCACGACAGGCGCGGCCTGATCGCGCAGACCGTGGCGCCCAACGGCGACCTGACGCGATATCGATACGACGACCACGCGAACCTGGTGGAGGTGGTGGACGCCCATGGCAGGGTCTCGCAGGCAACGTACGACGCGTGGGGGCGCTGCACGTCCACCACCGACGCCTCGGGCGCGACGACGCGCTACACGTACTCCAATGGGGAAAGGTGCTGTCCGTCGCTCCGCCTGATGGAGATACCGTTCACTACGAGCACGATCAGGGCGGCCGGGTCACGGCCATCACCGACGCGCGCGGCAGGACGACGCAAGCGTATGGCGGGCTCGATCGGCTCTGCGAGGTCGTCGCGCCAAACGGCGAGCGCGTCTCGCTCCGCTACGATCGCGAGGGGCGGCTCTCGACCGTCACGAATGCGCGCGGGGAGGTGCACCGCTTCGTGCGGCGCATGGACGGGCTCGTGGTCGAGGAGCGCACCTTCGACGGCAGGACGCTTCGCTTCGGGTACGACGCCATGGGGCGTCGGATCAAGGCGGAGAACGGCGCGGGCGAGGTGGTCGAGATCGAGCGGGACCTGCTCGGCCGGATGTCGACGCGCACCAGCCGTGCGCGCGAAGAGCGCTTCGAGTACGATGCGCGGGGCGACGTGA
- a CDS encoding response regulator, which yields MNMSHSVSSAGRQPRVLIVDDDEAFGRNAARLLSRAGLFAAFHRGPFGTVNAVRTTGCDVIVLDINMPSLDGAALARMVKNAFEDRVRVVLCSNMTSEHLSRLAARMELHGAIPKDAFEEERLDVILAELGVRPVRRPSRPPPPNW from the coding sequence ATGAACATGTCTCATTCCGTGAGCTCGGCTGGGCGGCAGCCCCGGGTGCTGATCGTCGATGATGACGAGGCATTCGGCCGGAACGCTGCGAGGCTCCTGTCGCGCGCCGGGCTCTTCGCCGCCTTTCACCGCGGCCCCTTCGGCACCGTCAATGCCGTGCGAACGACCGGCTGCGACGTGATCGTCCTCGACATCAACATGCCGAGCCTCGACGGCGCTGCGCTCGCGCGCATGGTGAAGAATGCATTCGAGGACCGCGTGCGCGTCGTTTTGTGCAGCAACATGACCAGCGAGCACCTGTCACGCCTGGCCGCGCGCATGGAGCTTCACGGCGCCATCCCCAAGGACGCCTTCGAGGAAGAGCGCCTCGACGTGATCCTGGCCGAGCTGGGCGTGCGCCCCGTGCGCCGCCCCTCGCGTCCGCCGCCGCCGAACTGGTAG